The Scomber scombrus chromosome 19, fScoSco1.1, whole genome shotgun sequence DNA window AAACCCCCCAGCTTCCCATAATGATATGACGTCTCTCTCTCATGGCTTCAATCACATTATAACctttatgttttagtttttccaTCAGGTGTTATAATCATTCTCATACAGAACATCATCAGGTCTCTTTCTAACAGCATCAAGCTGTTAAACagttaaatttgtattttacaaaaacaaaagacaacgTTTCCGAGGCCGTCCTCTGAAGTGCAAAACATCTCTGTTTCTGACAAgatttctacttttttttttttgcattttttttttgcatttagatTCATAACACTACATAAAGTTTGCTCcttgtgtaatgtgtaatgttgcTGCTTGCACTATAGTAACAACATTGTAATATAAGACTTGCAATTacaccattttttttgtttttgttgaagcAGTCCCTACTTGTTCCAGTTGTTGGAGCTCAGCTTTGATACATAACCACAAATCAACTGTGTTAAATGTTGTTTCTACAGCAGCCGCACCCTTTAAACACAGGCATCAGAGCAAATAACGTTAACCaagtatttaaattaaaaaaaaaaaacccaaaaacattaaattaaataagataaaacaacagctcctttttgcttttaaaatagtCTCTCAGAGAACTAACCAGGCCATTTAGTGTGACATTACTCAAGTGTCTTTAATGCTACATTACTTTGAAGGCTGGGAGGCGAGGCTAAACTAAAAATTCTTCTGATCAGCAGTCCAGAGCAGCTTTATGCATAGAACACAAGCTCGGGGATCTGTCCTCCCTGTACTCCGGTCCCGTTGGTGCTGTCGGAGGAGCACTGGAATTGAAATGTCACCTTCCCACACTGCACCTCCGTCATGCCCTCCtggccgaaatagctcagttcaTTCCCGTCCAGCACGGCGCTGACCGTGTAGAAGGCGTCCTGCTCCACCTGAACAGGATGCTCGAACCACACCGGAAACGTGCAGCTCGACCCGTCCGATACGAACTTAGTCATGTGCTGAGCCAGAGTCACCCCTTGTCTCTTCAGTTCGATTTTGGCGCTGTACTCGGCCTTGCCTCCGCTCGACCCGTACAGCCCGAGCCCGGCGATAAAGATCCTTTTGTCCACCGCGAACTGAATGCTGTCGCATCGGCCGCGGTAACGCCACTGATTGCTCCGGTAGGCCGACGACTGGAAGCGGTGGCACCTCTGAGGAGCCAGACCCGTCCTCGCAGTCAGAGGGAAGTCCAGTGTGGGCTTTTTAGCCGCCGTGTACCACAGGAACACATTGTGCGTCTCCTCCAGTGTCAGGATATCGGATTGCGCCGCCCCGTCCGCAAACTCCTCCAGGCTCATGCTGGGGATGCGCACTAAGAACAGCGCCTTCCCCAACACGTCTCTTCTGTTGCGGGTCGTTGGACCCAAACCTTGTCTTTTGCACTCGGCCGTGGCCCAGCTCATAACGGCGTCGAACACCACCACCTCCTTCGTGTTGAGCGTCTCCCTCCGCAGGATAATCTCCAGCGTCTGCAGGTCGATCTCGCAGAAGCCCTCGGAGCAGAGGGCGAGCTCGGCCTGAGCGTCGATCACCTCCCAGCAGCGCTGCGTCAGCTCCGGCTCCTCGAACAGGCGGCTCTGGGACAGCAGCACGCAGGCGTTCTTGGCCTCCAGGCTGGTTTCCAGGAAGTTGACGCAGGCCTTGGCCAGTGCAGGGACAATGTACTTCTTAGCAGCGTACAGGGTGGCCAGCACCGTGTCTGCCTCCAGGTCAATCTCATCACTATACATGTACCTGAGGAGAGGAAAACAACCTTTTAATCACAGAACAGACTTCTAGCTTGGTGCTAATAACAGATCAACTGCTTATTTAACACGACGCCACATACTGAGACATTGTATTAAGACCTTTTATTAAGATCCTTTAAAAACTCCCAGAAGCTCTCATCTCTTTCTGTTGCTGGTATTATTTCCACGTCATCGCGaaagtccacaaaaaaaaagcagcaaactaGAAATAATGATCAGCTGTTCTGCTTCTCAAAGAGGATTGTGTAATGACTTAACATGTTTTTACCCTTTTCTCAAAAGGCCAAGCATTCACCGGTCCGTGCTGCTGGCTTAGGTTGGCTTAGGTTATTTATAACTACTAGTCTGCATATATTCACCTCCTAAGAAAATTGTCAGGCTGTGTATgaggaaaagagaagggaggaggaggaggagaagaaaaaaaaggtttctagTTGAACAAAGAGTGCTGAGAAAACCAGCAATTACAGagcactgtgctgctgctgctgccgccgccgcTGCTCTCTGGCGCTTCCAGCATTTTTGGCATTCGCCTCTGCTTAGCTTTGGATGAGTAATAATATGCTTTGAAGTGACACTGACTGCGCTTGTCATCTCTCCTTCTGGTTGgctgtgagagagagcgagaaagagagagagagaaggggggaatGGTGAGTGGCTTACTTCAGCAGAATTAGAAAAGCAGCAGGTTCCACATCTGGGATATGGATCTCAGACTCCTCCTCCGCCAGATCGCCATAAAACATGGCACAGAAGACGGAGCTTCCCACGGCCAGCACATACtgagaggggaaggagagagagagggagggggggagcgagagagagagagagagagagagagagagggagggaggagcagGCAGATGCATTAGACACAAGCAAAGCACAATCACTCTTCTTTAAGTTCAATAAATGAGCAGCAGTAGCTATTTTCAGTGGcatttttaacatatatttacatttaacaaacattacatAAGTTTTAAAGCACCGATCTTCACTCctagtttaacattttttttataaatgttaaatattatttctTTACCTTGTGTGCTGGAACTCTCTCCGATCCCCCCAAAGGGCCGACAATGAAGTGGACATCAGCCATCAGCTCATTGTTAAACATCAAGGCATTCCTAGAAGAGCACAGAGCAGGTTTCTcatactgaataaaaaaaaaaaagcctcaagTATTGTATAACATCAAGTCCTCCCACACTGTTTTTGCCTGGAGACACAGCTTATTTAGGATGTAACCACCACAGTAGTACGATTTGCAaccaatgatttttttttttttctctctttctctaaacTAACAATTGATCTACTTTGTATTTTCCCGAATTTAATAGTTTGACCTATAAACTGAATTCATGCCAGTGGCAAGTTCCCACAGCTCATGCTGACATTTGCAAAATGTTCAATAGACaataaaa harbors:
- the LOC134000613 gene encoding BTB/POZ domain-containing protein 6-B-like, with protein sequence MPTADCRLLHHGRIMKCLTYLLLLPETLKKSKKVGKLPGSRLPVCYEILTLSLTSKKKQQQQQQKQQEEEVQKQQEEVQEKMAAELYPAAANTNNTNLANGTTVADTEKSKEVQVCQASSSSSGATTPTTQQNINNNNVDPPSWQCSHPTLRERNALMFNNELMADVHFIVGPLGGSERVPAHKYVLAVGSSVFCAMFYGDLAEEESEIHIPDVEPAAFLILLKYMYSDEIDLEADTVLATLYAAKKYIVPALAKACVNFLETSLEAKNACVLLSQSRLFEEPELTQRCWEVIDAQAELALCSEGFCEIDLQTLEIILRRETLNTKEVVVFDAVMSWATAECKRQGLGPTTRNRRDVLGKALFLVRIPSMSLEEFADGAAQSDILTLEETHNVFLWYTAAKKPTLDFPLTARTGLAPQRCHRFQSSAYRSNQWRYRGRCDSIQFAVDKRIFIAGLGLYGSSGGKAEYSAKIELKRQGVTLAQHMTKFVSDGSSCTFPVWFEHPVQVEQDAFYTVSAVLDGNELSYFGQEGMTEVQCGKVTFQFQCSSDSTNGTGVQGGQIPELVFYA